GCGCGGCGCTTTCGGCGCTGATGCGCCGGGGCAGGTCGTCGGACGCTCTCGAGCTACGGGCGCGCATGCTCAAACGGGTTGTCGAGAGCGAACTGGACGAAGCGCGGCAGTATTTGCTCGGCAACGTGATCGAGACGTACTTCCGCCTGGGTAGACGTCAGCGCGAGCAATTCATTAGGGTCGTCGCGAGAAAGGAGTACGCGAAAGTGCACGAGACGGAGCTGACTTGGGGAGATGAGCTTTTGCTTAAAGGCCGACAAGAGGGCGTCGTGCAGGGGAAGCGCGAGACGCTGAAACGCTTGCTCACGGCGAAGTTCGGACCGCTCCCCAAGGACACGGAGGCGCTCCTCGACGCGGTCCAGTCCGCCGAAAAGCTGGACCAGTACCTAGACCGCGTTCTCGTCGCCGAGTCACTCGAGGAGCTCGGGCTCGAAGAGAAATAGAAGACCGCGAGCATCTGCCTCCGAGTCGCCCGCCTCCGACGAAAGTCTTTATTCTTGCTCCCTCCAGGATAGGGCACCCGATTCGATTACGACATGGCCGTCCACAAGATTCCCGCTTTTCGGGATGAGCGACGTCGCCCGCGCTCGAAGCTCGGCCCAGACGAGGCGGAAGAACAGGTACTCGGGAGTGTCCGAGCGGAGAACGTCGAGGCGACGCCGGCCCTCACGTGCCACGATACCGCGGCTCGTTGCGATCGCTTGGCTGCCCTTTTCGTGAAGCTCGTGCCAGGACCGGAGCTCGAGTCGTTTTGCTCCAAGCTTCACAAGAATGCTGGTGAACGGCGAATCGGAGCCGAACTGCGGGTGGGCGAGCTCCTCGATATCGAAAATGCCGTCTTCATCGAGCCGGGCGAGGAGCGTCTCCAACTGCGCGGACGGAAACGCGGCGGTGCGATACGGAGGGCCACCTTCGAGCGGATCGTCAGACCAGACGATGCGTCCGTCGCCCCATGCAGCGACGACCAACTGCGTCGTTCCCGGCGATTGGAGTCCGAAATTCTTCGTGTAGATGGCGAGGACGGTATCAGCGTTCGTGATGGGGCGCACGTCTTCGGCGGTGCAACGGACGCCGGAGCCCATCAGGCAAACGAGGAACATGGCAGAGGTTCGCGTCGCGTAGCTCACGGGTCGGAATCGACAGTACACCGAATGGGACGTGTGGTGCGAGTCCGATGGGCGTCTACCGTTGCGGGACGAGCTCGAATCGCACGGTCAGAACCCCGACCGCCTCGACCGGCTTTCCCGCTTTCAGAGCGGGCTTCCAGCGATATCGCTTCGCCGCCTCGGTTGCGGCTTCGACGCAGTAGGGGAGCGCCTTCAACACTCGTAGAACTTCGGTGGAGCCGTCCACACGCACCCGGATCTGGAGCAAGACCTCGCCTTGGATCCGACGTTCGAGCGCCCGGGCGGGGTATGCCGGTTCTAAGCCGTGGATGAGGACGGGATCGATGTCCCACGAGCCAGGCGCGTAGTCACCGCTGCCGAAGCCGCCGCCTTTTCCGGGGCCGACTCCCCATCCTTCGCCGGTGCCTAGGCCGCTGCCTTCACCGCCCCCGATTCCGCCTCCGGTTCCCGAGCTCGGCGAGTCGGCGCGCGGCCCTCCGGGAACATCCGAAGTCAGCCCCGGCACCCGGACCGCATCGGGAGAGAGACGGGTGTCGAGGAGGGAAGTGACTTCCTCGGGAAGCTCTGGGGTAGACAGAGCATTAAGCTCCAGAGCCGGGACGGCGCGGGGCGCCAGAGGTCCGGATTCGGCGTTGGCGAACTCTTGCTCGGTCGGCGAAGGAGCCGCCGGTGAGGGGCCTGCACTTCCGCCGCCGCCACCTCCGCCACCGGGTCCGGAGGCGCCGGGCTCATAGAATCGGATCGTGATTGCGGGTGACGGCACGGACGGCGAGCCGACTTCGTTCTGCACTGACAGCGCGAGACCGATCAGGAGGCAAGCGGCGTGCAGCAAGAAAGAGAATCCGCGCGCCGACCAGAGCCCCCGCGGCTCCAGGTCTTGCCGGAGTCCGAA
The DNA window shown above is from Vicinamibacteria bacterium and carries:
- a CDS encoding energy transducer TonB yields the protein MSACPEIRDHLLTFGNRDAVHVFQHLASCAPCERFAARVLRLEARLRALAEVTVPDGWVERLCARPELTSPPAGAEPIEERPFGLRQDLEPRGLWSARGFSFLLHAACLLIGLALSVQNEVGSPSVPSPAITIRFYEPGASGPGGGGGGGGSAGPSPAAPSPTEQEFANAESGPLAPRAVPALELNALSTPELPEEVTSLLDTRLSPDAVRVPGLTSDVPGGPRADSPSSGTGGGIGGGEGSGLGTGEGWGVGPGKGGGFGSGDYAPGSWDIDPVLIHGLEPAYPARALERRIQGEVLLQIRVRVDGSTEVLRVLKALPYCVEAATEAAKRYRWKPALKAGKPVEAVGVLTVRFELVPQR